The Peribacillus sp. FSL E2-0218 genome contains a region encoding:
- a CDS encoding PolC-type DNA polymerase III: MDQNPNSGRERFQLLLQQMGLVEDAFVNFFIGAEIDKLSIERESKTWHFAFNIPALIPCSVHTRFATQLESTFSHIAKVTFSLNVANPQVTEQLIKEYWKNCIGELEGMSPALLSLLNEQEPAVNGYKLIVSARNDTEAGQLKRKYSGIISNIYQTFGFPPLTLEAEVKETVSNPDYQKFLEEKQKEDAEKGLAALVEMQKKESEKGSDDGVYDGPVKIGYTIKEDADFRRIEQIIDEERRIAIEGFVFDAEVRELRSGRSLLTFKVTDYTSSILVKMFSRDKEDAAILARVKKGMWVRAQGSIQNDTFVRDLVMIANDINEISKQGRQDKAPEGEKRVELHMHTPMSQMDAVTPTSALVAQAAKWGHRAVAITDHAGAQSFPEAYSAGKKNGIKILYGVEVNLVNDGVPIVYNEAHISLADATYVVFDVETTGLSAVYDTIIEFAAVKIHDGDIIDRFESFANPHHPLSNTTIELTGITDDLVENAPEVAEVLEKFKAWAGDAILVAHNAAFDMGFLNIGYKNIGYPKASNPVLDTLELARFLYPEFKNHRLNTLCKKFDIDLTQHHRAIYDAEATGYLMLKMLKDAMAKEITHHDQLNDNMGKGNAYQRSRPSHCTLIAQTQAGLKNLFKLISISHIDYYYRVPRLPRSQLKKYREGILVGSGCDKGEVFEGMMQKGFEEVVDIAEFYDYLEIHPKEVYQHLIELEYVRDDKSLETIISNIVKLGEKLDKPVVATGNVHYLDPNDKIYRKILVNSQGGANPLNRHKLPDVHFRTTDEMLREFSFLGADKAKEVVVANTNKIADMIEDIKPIKDELYTPKIEGAEEEMREMSYGMARKIYGDNLPEIVEARLEKELKSIIGHGFAVIYLISHKLVKKSLNDGYLVGSRGSVGSSFVATMTEITEVNPLPPHYVCPECKKSEFFNDGSVGSGFDLPDKDCPDCGIPYTKDGHDIPFETFLGFKGDKVPDIDLNFSGEYQPKAHNYTKVLFGEEYVYRAGTIGTVAEKTAYGYVKGYSADNNIHMRGAETDRLVAGCTGVKRTTGQHPGGIIVVPDYMDIYDFTPIQFPADDRNSEWKTTHFDFHSIHDNILKLDILGHDDPTVIRMLQDLSGIDPKTVPTDDPEVMKIFSSTESLGVTEDQIMCKTGTLGIPEFGTRFVRQMLEDTKPTTFSELVQISGLSHGTDVWLSNAQELIHNRICTLSEVIGCRDDIMVYLIYQGLEPSLAFKIMESVRKGKGLSEEFEEEMRKNEVPEWYIDSCKKIKYMFPKAHAAAYVLMAVRIAYFKVHLPLLYYAAYFTVRADDFEIDAMTRGSQAIKAKMEEIMVKGLDASTKEKNTLTVLELALEMCERGYAFAKVDLYKSSADQFIIEGNTLIPPFNSIPGLGTNAAINIVNARKNGEFLSKEDLQQRGKVSKTILEYLDKQGCLESLPEQNQLSLF, from the coding sequence ATGGATCAAAATCCAAATAGCGGTAGAGAGAGATTTCAACTCTTGCTCCAGCAAATGGGCTTGGTTGAGGATGCCTTTGTGAATTTTTTCATCGGTGCCGAAATTGATAAGCTCTCGATTGAGAGGGAGTCCAAAACATGGCATTTTGCCTTCAATATACCTGCATTAATACCTTGCAGCGTTCATACAAGATTTGCCACGCAACTAGAGAGTACTTTTTCCCATATTGCCAAGGTGACCTTCAGCTTGAATGTGGCCAATCCGCAAGTGACGGAACAACTGATTAAAGAATATTGGAAGAATTGTATTGGGGAGCTCGAAGGCATGTCGCCTGCCCTTTTGTCGCTTCTGAATGAACAAGAGCCCGCAGTCAATGGATATAAGCTGATCGTAAGTGCCCGAAATGATACAGAGGCAGGCCAGTTGAAACGGAAATACTCCGGCATCATTTCGAATATATACCAAACCTTTGGCTTTCCTCCGCTGACCTTGGAGGCGGAAGTGAAGGAAACGGTATCGAATCCTGATTACCAGAAATTCTTGGAAGAGAAACAAAAAGAAGACGCGGAAAAGGGCCTTGCTGCATTAGTGGAAATGCAGAAGAAGGAATCGGAAAAAGGCAGTGATGATGGCGTATACGATGGTCCCGTTAAAATTGGCTATACGATTAAAGAAGATGCGGATTTCCGCAGGATCGAACAAATTATCGATGAAGAGCGCAGGATTGCGATTGAAGGCTTCGTCTTTGATGCAGAGGTGCGTGAGCTTCGTAGCGGGCGCAGTCTTTTGACATTTAAAGTTACCGATTATACAAGTTCGATATTAGTGAAAATGTTTTCGCGTGACAAAGAGGATGCTGCCATTCTTGCCCGTGTGAAAAAAGGGATGTGGGTACGTGCACAAGGAAGCATCCAAAACGATACATTCGTACGTGACCTGGTGATGATCGCAAATGATATCAATGAAATTTCCAAGCAAGGCCGCCAGGATAAGGCTCCTGAAGGGGAAAAACGTGTGGAACTGCACATGCACACGCCGATGAGCCAGATGGATGCAGTGACACCTACGTCCGCACTTGTTGCGCAGGCTGCAAAATGGGGGCATAGAGCGGTTGCCATCACGGATCATGCAGGTGCACAATCATTCCCTGAAGCTTATAGTGCAGGCAAAAAGAATGGTATCAAAATCCTTTATGGCGTCGAAGTGAATCTTGTGAATGACGGAGTGCCTATCGTCTATAACGAGGCGCATATATCTTTGGCAGATGCCACCTATGTCGTGTTTGACGTCGAGACGACAGGACTTTCAGCCGTTTATGATACGATCATCGAATTTGCTGCAGTGAAAATTCATGACGGCGATATCATCGACCGCTTCGAGTCATTTGCTAATCCGCATCATCCGTTATCGAACACGACGATAGAGTTGACGGGAATCACCGATGACCTTGTCGAAAACGCCCCTGAAGTCGCAGAAGTATTGGAGAAGTTCAAGGCATGGGCCGGGGATGCAATCCTGGTTGCCCACAATGCTGCTTTCGATATGGGGTTTTTGAATATTGGCTATAAAAACATCGGATATCCTAAGGCTTCCAACCCTGTCCTGGATACATTGGAGCTTGCCCGATTCCTATACCCGGAGTTTAAAAATCACCGATTAAACACATTGTGTAAAAAGTTCGATATCGATTTGACCCAGCATCACAGGGCCATTTATGATGCCGAAGCCACAGGATACCTTATGCTGAAGATGCTGAAGGATGCAATGGCAAAAGAAATTACCCATCACGATCAGCTTAATGACAATATGGGTAAAGGAAATGCTTATCAACGTTCCCGCCCATCCCATTGCACATTGATTGCGCAAACGCAGGCAGGACTAAAAAATCTTTTCAAATTAATATCGATATCACATATTGATTATTATTATCGTGTGCCACGGTTGCCCCGTTCACAGCTCAAGAAATATCGTGAAGGAATCCTGGTCGGTTCGGGCTGTGATAAAGGGGAAGTATTTGAAGGAATGATGCAAAAGGGCTTCGAGGAAGTCGTCGATATTGCCGAATTTTACGATTATCTTGAAATCCACCCGAAGGAAGTTTATCAGCACTTGATTGAGCTGGAGTATGTTCGCGATGATAAATCGTTGGAAACGATCATCTCCAATATCGTCAAGCTTGGTGAAAAACTGGACAAACCAGTGGTAGCCACAGGGAATGTTCATTATTTGGATCCCAATGATAAAATTTACCGTAAGATCCTCGTGAATTCACAGGGGGGAGCAAATCCGCTCAATCGTCACAAGCTGCCCGACGTGCATTTCCGGACTACGGATGAGATGCTGCGGGAGTTCTCCTTCCTTGGCGCCGATAAGGCTAAGGAGGTCGTGGTGGCGAACACGAATAAAATCGCTGATATGATCGAGGATATCAAGCCTATTAAGGATGAACTATATACACCTAAAATTGAAGGTGCAGAAGAAGAAATGCGCGAGATGAGTTATGGCATGGCAAGGAAGATATATGGGGACAACCTGCCGGAAATCGTGGAAGCCCGTCTTGAGAAAGAATTGAAAAGCATCATTGGCCATGGGTTTGCCGTCATTTACTTAATCTCCCATAAATTAGTTAAAAAATCGCTGAATGACGGGTATCTCGTTGGTTCCAGGGGCTCTGTCGGATCATCCTTCGTAGCAACGATGACCGAAATCACAGAGGTAAACCCGCTTCCGCCTCATTATGTATGTCCGGAGTGCAAGAAATCCGAATTCTTCAATGACGGATCCGTAGGTTCCGGTTTTGACCTGCCAGATAAAGACTGTCCGGATTGCGGGATCCCATATACTAAAGACGGCCATGACATTCCGTTTGAAACCTTCCTTGGATTCAAAGGGGATAAGGTTCCCGATATCGATTTGAACTTCTCCGGTGAATATCAGCCGAAGGCCCATAATTATACGAAGGTCCTATTCGGTGAGGAGTATGTATATCGTGCAGGTACGATTGGTACGGTAGCTGAAAAAACGGCTTATGGGTATGTGAAGGGATATTCCGCTGATAACAACATCCACATGCGCGGGGCTGAAACGGACCGGCTTGTCGCTGGGTGCACGGGTGTGAAACGGACAACGGGACAGCATCCGGGCGGAATCATCGTCGTGCCGGATTATATGGATATTTATGATTTCACCCCAATTCAATTCCCGGCGGATGACCGGAATTCCGAGTGGAAAACGACGCACTTCGATTTCCATTCCATCCATGATAATATTTTGAAACTCGATATACTCGGACATGATGATCCAACTGTCATCCGTATGCTCCAAGATTTGAGCGGCATCGATCCAAAGACCGTTCCAACGGATGATCCTGAAGTGATGAAAATTTTCAGCAGCACGGAATCATTGGGAGTGACCGAAGACCAGATCATGTGTAAAACGGGTACACTCGGCATTCCCGAATTCGGGACGCGGTTCGTACGGCAAATGCTTGAGGATACGAAACCTACCACATTCTCCGAGCTTGTCCAGATTTCGGGACTGTCACACGGTACGGATGTATGGCTGAGCAATGCACAGGAGCTGATTCACAACCGGATATGTACACTGAGTGAGGTTATTGGGTGCCGGGATGATATTATGGTTTATCTCATTTATCAAGGACTAGAACCTTCCTTGGCATTCAAGATCATGGAATCGGTGCGGAAAGGGAAAGGTCTATCTGAGGAATTCGAAGAGGAAATGCGCAAAAATGAAGTGCCGGAATGGTATATCGATTCATGCAAGAAAATAAAATACATGTTCCCGAAAGCCCATGCTGCAGCCTATGTGTTGATGGCTGTCCGGATTGCTTATTTCAAGGTGCATCTGCCCTTATTATATTATGCAGCTTACTTCACGGTGCGTGCCGATGACTTTGAAATCGACGCCATGACTAGAGGATCGCAAGCGATCAAAGCGAAAATGGAAGAAATCATGGTTAAGGGATTGGATGCTTCCACAAAGGAAAAGAATACATTGACCGTTCTTGAATTGGCTTTGGAAATGTGTGAACGCGGCTATGCTTTCGCTAAGGTCGATTTGTACAAATCCAGTGCGGACCAGTTCATAATTGAAGGAAACACTTTGATACCGCCTTTCAATTCGATCCCAGGCCTTGGTACGAATGCTGCCATCAATATCGTCAACGCACGCAAGAATGGTGAATTCCTTTCGAAGGAAGATCTGCAGCAACGGGGGAAAGTTTCCAAGACCATCCTTGAATATCTTGATAAGCAAGGATGCCTGGAGTCATTGCCTGAACAAAATCAATTATCCTTATTTTAA
- the rimP gene encoding ribosome maturation factor RimP, whose translation MSKKVTEVVEELALPILEELQLELVEVEYVKEGKSWFLRVYIDKETGVDIEDCGNVSEKLSEKLDEVDPIPQNYFLEVSSPGAERPLKKEKDFLNAIGKNVYIKTYEPILDEKEFEGTLTSFDGKEVTLEVRIKTRKKTIVIPFEKVAKARLAITFS comes from the coding sequence ATGAGTAAAAAGGTAACGGAAGTTGTAGAGGAATTAGCATTACCAATTCTTGAGGAATTGCAGCTTGAATTAGTTGAAGTGGAGTATGTGAAGGAAGGTAAAAGCTGGTTCCTTCGAGTATACATTGATAAAGAAACAGGCGTAGATATTGAAGATTGCGGAAATGTGAGTGAAAAACTCAGTGAAAAGCTTGATGAGGTTGATCCGATTCCACAAAATTATTTTCTCGAAGTTTCATCTCCCGGAGCAGAAAGGCCTCTGAAAAAAGAGAAGGATTTCCTTAATGCTATCGGTAAAAATGTTTACATAAAAACATACGAGCCCATTTTAGATGAAAAAGAATTCGAAGGAACCCTAACCAGTTTCGATGGTAAAGAAGTGACGCTGGAAGTCAGGATCAAGACACGAAAGAAAACGATCGTCATACCATTCGAAAAGGTAGCCAAAGCAAGATTGGCCATTACCTTCTCTTAA